The following proteins come from a genomic window of Acinonyx jubatus isolate Ajub_Pintada_27869175 chromosome C1, VMU_Ajub_asm_v1.0, whole genome shotgun sequence:
- the ZFAND2B gene encoding AN1-type zinc finger protein 2B isoform X2, with protein sequence MEFPDLGAHCSEPSCQRLDFLPLKCDACSGIFCADHVAYAQHHCGSAYQKDIQVPVCPLCNVPVPVARGEPPDRAVGEHIDRDCRSDPAQQKRKIFTNKCERSGCRQREMMKLTCERCGRNFCIKHRHPLDHDCSGEGHPTSRAGLAAISRAQASSTSTIPSPSRTLPSSTSPSRATTQSPSRTAPPVIALQNGLSEDEALQRALELSLAETKPQVPSSQEEEDLALAQALSASEAEYQRQQGTEGEEAGSSLED encoded by the exons ATGGAGTTTCCGGACCTCGGGGCTCACTGTTCCGAGCCGAGCTGTCAGCGCTTGG ATTTTCTGCCGCTGAAGTGCGACGCCTGCTCGGGCATCTTCTGCGCAGACCATGTGGCCTACGCCCAGCATCACTGTGGGTCTGCTTATCAAAAG GATATCCAGGTACCTGTATGCCCACTCTGTAATGTGCCTGTACCTGTGGCCAGAGGGGAGCCCCCTGACCGTGCTGTGGGGGAGCATATTGACCGAGACTGTCGCTCAGATCCAGCACAGCAAAAACGTAAG ATCTTCACCAATAAGTGTGAACGCTCTGGCTGCCGGCAGCGAGAAATGATGAAACTGACCTGTGAACGCTGTGGCCGAAACTTCTGCATCAAGCACCGTCACCCACTGGACCATGATTGCTCTGGGGAGGGTCACCCAACCAGCCGGGCAGG ACTTGCTGCCATCTCCAGAGCACAAGCTTCTTCTACAAGCACCATCCCCAGCCCGAGTCGGACATTGCCTTCATCTACCTCTCCCAGCAG AGCCACAACCCAGTCTCCATCCCGGACAGCCCCTCCGGTGATTGCTCTGCAGAATGGCTTG AGTGAGGATGAGGCTCTGCAACGAGCCCTAGAACTGTCCCTGGCAGAGACCAAACCCCAGGTCCCAAG TTCTCAGGAGGAAGAAGACTTAGCTTTAGCACAAGCACTATCAGCAAGTGAGGCAGAATACCAACGGCAGCAG ggtacagagggagaggaggctgggagcaGCCTGGAAGACTGA
- the ZFAND2B gene encoding AN1-type zinc finger protein 2B isoform X1 — protein sequence MEFPDLGAHCSEPSCQRLDFLPLKCDACSGIFCADHVAYAQHHCGSAYQKDIQVPVCPLCNVPVPVARGEPPDRAVGEHIDRDCRSDPAQQKRKIFTNKCERSGCRQREMMKLTCERCGRNFCIKHRHPLDHDCSGEGHPTSRAGLAAISRAQASSTSTIPSPSRTLPSSTSPSRATTQSPSRTAPPVIALQNGLSEDEALQRALELSLAETKPQVPSSQEEEDLALAQALSASEAEYQRQQAQSRTLKPSNCSLC from the exons ATGGAGTTTCCGGACCTCGGGGCTCACTGTTCCGAGCCGAGCTGTCAGCGCTTGG ATTTTCTGCCGCTGAAGTGCGACGCCTGCTCGGGCATCTTCTGCGCAGACCATGTGGCCTACGCCCAGCATCACTGTGGGTCTGCTTATCAAAAG GATATCCAGGTACCTGTATGCCCACTCTGTAATGTGCCTGTACCTGTGGCCAGAGGGGAGCCCCCTGACCGTGCTGTGGGGGAGCATATTGACCGAGACTGTCGCTCAGATCCAGCACAGCAAAAACGTAAG ATCTTCACCAATAAGTGTGAACGCTCTGGCTGCCGGCAGCGAGAAATGATGAAACTGACCTGTGAACGCTGTGGCCGAAACTTCTGCATCAAGCACCGTCACCCACTGGACCATGATTGCTCTGGGGAGGGTCACCCAACCAGCCGGGCAGG ACTTGCTGCCATCTCCAGAGCACAAGCTTCTTCTACAAGCACCATCCCCAGCCCGAGTCGGACATTGCCTTCATCTACCTCTCCCAGCAG AGCCACAACCCAGTCTCCATCCCGGACAGCCCCTCCGGTGATTGCTCTGCAGAATGGCTTG AGTGAGGATGAGGCTCTGCAACGAGCCCTAGAACTGTCCCTGGCAGAGACCAAACCCCAGGTCCCAAG TTCTCAGGAGGAAGAAGACTTAGCTTTAGCACAAGCACTATCAGCAAGTGAGGCAGAATACCAACGGCAGCAG GCGCAAAGTCGCACCTTGAAGCCGTCCAACTGCAGCCTGTGCTAG
- the ABCB6 gene encoding ATP-binding cassette sub-family B member 6, translated as MVTVGSYCEAEGPVGPVWEKGGLSPCFFFTVVPSILMALGALALVLALTCKRREWPAGSRELSWSAGPLVLPYGLQLLLATLQVTLPLATLVGRVGTTGGAPLPGYLLLASIFGTLASACGLGLLVVERNQAWQRLAMGIWIEFRHSLGLLLLWTVAFAAENLALVSWNSPQWWWARADLSQKVQFSLWVLRYVVSGGLFILGLWAPGLRPQSYALKVNEEDQDVERSQVQSTEEAPGSTWRDLGRKLRLLSGYLWPRGSPALQLVVLICLGLMGLERGLNVLVPIFYRNIVNLLTEKAPWSSLAWTVITYVFLKFLQGGGTGSTGFVSNLRTFLWIRVQQFTSRQVQLRLFSHLHELSLRWHLGRRTGEVLRIVDRGTSSVTGLLSYLVFNVLPTLADITIGIIYFSMFFNAWFGLIVFLCMSLYLILTIVVTEWRTKFRRAMNLQENATRARAVDSLLNFETVKYYNAEGYEVDRYREAIVNYQDLEWKSNASLVLLNQTQNLVIGLGLLAGSLLCAYFVSEQKLQVGDFVLFGTYIIQLYMPLNWFGTYYRMIQTNFIDMENMFDLLKEKTEVKDLPGAGPLRFQKGQIEFENVHFSYTSGRETLQDVSFTVMPGQTLALVGPSGAGKSTVLRLLFRFYDLSSGCIRIDGQDISQVTQISLRSHIGVVPQDTVLFNDTVANNIRYGCVTAGDEEVVAAAQAAGIHDTILAFPEGYETQVGERGLKLSGGEKQRVAIARTILKAPDIILLDEATSALDTSNERAIQASLAKVCANRTTIVVAHRLSTVVDADQILVFKDGCIVERGRHEALLSRGGVYAEMWQLQQRGQEEVSEDTKSQTETQ; from the exons ATGGTGACTGTGGGCAGTTACTGCGAGGCCGAAGGGCCCGTGGGTCCGGTCTGGGAGAAGGGTGGCCTTAGTCCCTGCTTCTTCTTCACGGTTGTGCCCTCGATACTGATGGCCCTGGGGGCTCTGGCCTTGGTGCTAGCCCTTACCTGCAAGCGTCGGGAGTGGCCAGCTGGCTCCCGTGAGCTGTCTTGGAGCGCCGGCCCCCTTGTCCTTCCTTATGGGCTGCAGCTACTTCTGGCTACACTCCAGGTGACGCTGCCCCTAGCTACCCTGGTTGGCCGGGTGGGCACTACTGGGGGAGCCCCGCTGCCAGGCTACCTACTGCTGGCTTCCATATTTGGGACTCTGGCCAGCGCCTGTGGCCTGGGGCTGCTGGTGGTGGAACGCAATCAGGCCTGGCAAAGGCTAGCAATGGGCATCTGGATCGAGTTCAGGCACAGCTTGGGTCTCCTGCTCCTCTGGACTGTGGCGTTTGCAGCTGAGAACTTGGCCCTTGTGTCTTGGAACAGCCCACAGTGGTGGTGGGCAAGGGCAGACTTGAGCCAGAAG GTCCAATTTAGCCTATGGGTGCTGCGGTATGTGGTCTCTGGAGGGCTTTTTATCCTGGGACTCTGGGCCCCTGGACTTCGTCCCCAGTCCTACGCCTTGAAGGTTAATGAAGAAGATCAAGATGTAGAGAGGTCCCAG GTTCAGTCAACAGAGGAAGCACCAGGCTCTACCTGGCGAGACCTTGGCAGGAAGCTCCGCCTACTGAGTGGCTACCTGTGGCCTCGAGGGAGTCCAGCTCTGCAGCTTGTTGTGCTCATCTGCCTGGGACTCATGGGATTGGAACGGGGGCTGAACGTATTGGTCCCCATCTTCTACAGGAACATAG TGAACTTGTTGACTGAGAAGGCACCTTGGAGTTCCCTGGCCTGGACTGTTATCACCTATGTCTTCCTCAAGTTCCTCCAGGGCGGTGGCACTGGCAGCACAG GCTTTGTGAGCAACTTGCGCACGTTCCTGTGGATCCGGGTGCAGCAGTTCACATCACGGCAGGTGCAGCTGCGCCTCTTCTCCCACCTGCATGAGCTCTCGCTGCGCTGGCACCTGGGGCGCCGAACGGGGGAAGTGCTACGGATTGTAGACCGGGGCACGTCCAGCGTCACAGGGCTGCTCAG CTACCTGGTGTTCAACGTCCTCCCCACCCTGGCTGACATCACCATTGGCATCATCTACTTCAGCATGTTCTTCAACGCCTGGTTTGGCCTCATTGTGTTCCTGTGCATGAGTCTTTACCTCA TCCTGACCATTGTAGTCACTGAGTGGAGAACAAAGTTTCGACGTGCTATGAACCTACAGGAAAATGCCACCCGGGCACGAGCCGTGGACTCTTTACTAAACTTTGAGACG GTGAAGTATTATAACGCGGAAGGTTACGAAGTGGACCGCTATCGAGAGGCCATTGTCAACTATCAG GATTTGGAGTGGAAGTCAAATGCTTCACTGGTTTTACTAAATCAGACCCAGAATCTGGTGATTGGACTTGGGCTCCTTGCTGGCTCCCTGCTTTGCGCGTACTTTGTCAGTGAGCAGAAGCTACAG GTTGGGGACTTTGTGCTGTTTGGCACCTACATCATCCAGCTGTACATGCCCCTCAACTGGTTTGGCACCTACTACAG GATGATCCAGACAAACTTCATCGACATGGAGAACATGTTCGACCTgctgaaagagaagacagaa GTGAAGGACCTTCCTGGAGCAGGGCCCCTGCGTTTCCAGAAGGGCCAGATAGAATTTGAGAATGTGCACTTCAGCTATACCAGTGG GCGAGAAACCCTACAGGATGTGTCCTTCACTGTCATGCCTGGACAGACACTGGCCCTG GTGGGCCCATCTGGAGCAGGGAAGAGCACAGTATTGCGCCTGCTGTTCCGCTTCTATGACCTCAGCTCTGGCTGCATCCGAATAGATGGGCAGGACATTTCCCAG GTGACCCAGATCTCCCTCCGGTCTCACATTGGAGTCGTGCCCCAGGACACCGTCCTCTTCAATGACACCGTCGCCAACAATATCCGCTATGGCTGCGTCACAGCCGGGGACGAGGAGGTGGTGGCTGCTGCTCAGGCCGCAGGCATCCATGACACCATTCTGGCTTTCCCTGAAG GATACGAGACGCAGGTGGGCGAGCGGGGACTGAAGCTGAGTGGTGGGGAGAAGCAGCGTGTGGCCATTGCTCGCACCATTCTCAAGGCTCCAGACATCATTCTGCTGGACGAG GCAACATCGGCGCTGGATACGTCCAATGAGAGGGCCATCCAGGCTTCTCTGGCCAAAGTCTGTGCCAACCGCACCACCATCGTAGTAGCACACAG GCTCTCAACTGTGGTTGATGCCGACCAGATCCTCGTCTTCAAGGATGGCTGCATTGTGGAGAGAGGACG GCACGAGGCTCTGTTGTCCCGAGGTGGGGTGTATGCAGAGATGTGGCAGCTACAGCAGCGGGGACAGGAAGAAGTCTCTGAAGACACCAAATCCCAGACTGAGACACAGTGA
- the ATG9A gene encoding autophagy-related protein 9A isoform X4: MAQFDTEYQRLEASYSDSPPGEEDLLVHVPEGSKSPWHHIENLDLFFSRVYNLHQKNGFTCMLIGEIFELMQFLFVVAFTTFLVSCVDYDILFANKMVNHSLHPTEPVKVTLPDAFLPAQVCSARIQENGSLITILVIAAVFWIHRLIKFIYNICCYWEIHSFYLHALRIPMSALPYCTWQEVQARIVQTQKEHQICIHKRELTELDIYHRILRFQNYMVALVNKSLLPLRFRLPGLGEAVFFTRGLKYNFELILFWGPGSLFLNEWSLKAEYKRGGQRLELAQRLSNRILWIGIANFLLCPLILIWQILYAFFSYAEVLKREPGALGARCWSLYGRCYLRHFNELEHELQSRLNRGYKPASKYMNCFLSPLLTLLAKNGAFFAGSILAVLIALTIYDEDVLAVEHVLTTVTLLGVTVTVCRSFIPDQHMVFCPEQLLRVILAHIHYMPDHWQGNAHRSQTRDEFAQLFQYKAVFILEELLSPIVTPLILIFCLRPRALEIIDFFRNFTVEVVGVGDTCSFAQMDVRQHGHPQWLSGGQTEASVYQQAEDGKTELSLMHFAITNPGWQPPRESTAFLGFLKEQVQRDGAAAGLAQGGLLPENALFTSIQSLQSESEPLSLIANVVAGSSCRGPPLPRDLQGSRHRAEVASALRSFSPLHPGQVPTGRAPSTMTGSGVDARTASSGSSVWEGQLQSLVLSEYASTEMSLHALYMHQLHKQQAQAEPERHVWHRRESDESGESAPEEGGEGSRAPQPIPRSASYPCATPRPGAPETTALQGGFQRRYGGITDPGTVPRAPSHFSRLPLGGWAEDGQSASRHPEPVPEEGSEDELPPQVHKV; the protein is encoded by the exons GCAGTTCCTCTTTGTGGTTGCCTTCACCACCTTCCTGGTTAGCTGTGTGGATTATGACATCCTATTTGCCAACAAGATGGTGAACCATAGTCTTCACCCTACCGAGCCTGTCAAGGTCACTCTGCCAGATGCCTTTTTGCCTGCCCAGGTCTGTAGTGCAAG GATTCAGGAAAATGGCTCCCTTATCACCATCCTGGTCATCGCTGCTGTATTCTGGATCCATCGGCTTATCAAGTTCATCTATAACATTTGCTGCTACTGGGAGATCCACTCCTTCTACCTGCATGCTCTGCGTATCCCCATG TCTGCCCTTCCATACTGCACGTGGCAGGAAGTGCAGGCCCGAATTGTGCAGACCCAGAAAGAGCACCAGATCTGCATCCACAAGCGCGAGCTGACAGAGCTGGACATCTACCATCGCATCCTCCGTTTCCAGAACTACATGGTCGCGCTGGTTAACAAATCCCTCCTGCCTCTGCGCTTCCGCCTGCCCGGCCTTGGGGAGGCCGTCTTCTTCACCCGTGGCCTCAAGTACAACTTCGAGCTGATCCTCTTCTGGGGACCtggctctctgtttctcaatgAATGGAGCCTCAAGGCTGAGTACAAACGTGGGGGGCAACGGCTAGAGCTGGCCCAGCGCCTCAGCAACCGCATCCTGTGGATTGGCATCGCCAACTTCCTGCTGTGCCCCCTTATCCTCATCTGGCAGATCCTGTACGCCTTCTTCAGCTACGCCGAGGTGCTGAAGCGGGAGCCCGGGGCCCTGGGAGCACGTTGCTGGTCACTCTACGGCCGCTGCTACCTCCGCCACTTCAACGAGTTGGAGCACGAGCTGCAGTCCCGCCTCAACCGAGGCTACAAGCCCGCCTCCAAGTACATGAATTGCTTCTTGTCACCTCTGCTGACGCTGCTGGCCAAGAACGGTGCCTTCTTCGCTGGCTCCATCCTGGCCGTGCTTATTGCCCTCACCATCTACGACGAAGATGTGCTGGCTGTGGAACACGTCCTCACCACCGTCACACTCCTGGGGGTCACCGTGACCGTGTGCAG GTCCTTTATTCCGGACCAGCACATGGTGTTCTGCCCTGAGCAGCTGCTCCGCGTGATCCTCGCTCACATCCACTACATGCCTGACCACTGGCAGGGTAATGCCCACCGCTCGCAGACCCGGGACGAGTTTGCCCAGCTCTTCCAGTACAAGGCA GTGTTCATCTTGGAGGAATTACTGAGCCCCATTGTCACACCCCTGATCCTCATCTTCTGCCTGCGTCCACGGGCCCTGGAGATTATAGACTTCTTCCGCAATTTCACCGTAGAGGTCGTTGGTGTTGGAGATACCTGCTCCTTTGCTCAGATGGATGTTCGCCAGCATGGGCATCCCCAG TGGCTGTCCGGTGGGCAGACAGAGGCCTCAGTGTACCAGCAAGCTGAGGATGGGAAGACAGAGTTGTCCCTCATGCACTTTGCCATCACCAACCCCGGCTGGCAGCCACCACGTGAGAGCACAGCCTTCCTCGGCTTCCTCAAAGAGCAGGTTCAGCGGGACGGAGCAGCGGCTGGCCTTGCCCAAGGGGGTCTGCTCCCTGAAAATGCTCTCTTTACGTCCATCCAGTCCTTACAATCTGAGTCTGAG CCACTGAGCCTTATTGCAAATGTGGTAGCCGGCTCCTCCTGCCGGGGCCCCCCACTGCCCAGAGACCTTCAAGGCTCCAGGCACAGGGCTGAGGTCGCCTCTGCCCTGCGCTCCTTCTCCCCTCTGCACCCGGGTCAGGTCCCCACGGGCCGAGCCCCCAGCACCATGACAGGCTCTGG GGTGGATGCCAGGACAGCCAGCTCCGGGAGCAGCGTGTGGGAAGGACAGCTGCAGAGCCTGGTGCTGTCGGAATACGCGTCCACCGAGATGAGCCTGCATGCCCTCTATATGCACCAG CTCCACAAGCAGCAGGCCCAGGCCGAACCCGAGCGGCACGTGTGGCACCGCCGGGAGAGCGATGAGAGTGGGGAGAGTGCCCCTGAAGAGGGGGGAGAGGGCTCCCGGGCCCCCCAGCCTATCCCCCGCTCTGCCAGCTATCCCTGTGCTACACCCCGGCCTGGAGCACCTGAGACTACCGCCCTGCAGGGGGGCTTCCAGAGGCGTTACGGGGGCATCACAG ATCCTGGCACAGTACCCCGGGCTCCCTCTCACTTCTCTCGGCTGCCCCTTGGAGGGTGGGCTGAAGATGGACAGTCAGCATCAAGGCACCCAGAGCCTGTGCCCGAGGAGGGCTCGGAGGACGAGCTTCCCCCACAGGTGCACAAG GTGTAG